One part of the Gaiellales bacterium genome encodes these proteins:
- a CDS encoding NAD(P) transhydrogenase subunit alpha has translation MSHTATLVAELTVLVLAIFLGIEVISKVPTMLHTPLMSGTNAIHGVVIVGAILVAGSHHGTLTTVVGTIAVAFGASNVVGGFLVTDRMLEMFRKRPEADAAEKGGDTG, from the coding sequence ATGAGTCACACAGCCACGCTCGTCGCCGAGCTGACCGTCCTCGTGCTCGCGATCTTCCTCGGGATCGAAGTGATCTCGAAGGTGCCGACGATGCTGCACACGCCGCTCATGAGCGGCACGAACGCCATCCACGGCGTCGTGATCGTCGGCGCCATCCTGGTGGCCGGCTCGCACCACGGCACCCTGACGACCGTGGTCGGCACGATCGCCGTCGCGTTCGGCGCGTCGAACGTCGTCGGCGGTTTCCTTGTCACCGACCGGATGCTCGAGATGTTCCGCAAGCGGCCCGAGGCGGATGCGGCCGAGAAGGGCGGAGACACCGGTTGA
- a CDS encoding NAD(P)(+) transhydrogenase (Re/Si-specific) subunit beta, with protein sequence MSRADAIGAAYLVCAILFIIGLRRLSSPATARSGNQLAAIGMAFAIVATLFDERVLSYQWIALGAVIGGVGGAIGARKVKMTAMPQMVALFNGFGGGAAALVALADYHDTVGLPGHVETKIIVSILFSAAVGSISFSGSMIAFGKLQEMISGSPVVVPGQRIVTGALVAAVLVLCVILGTGHESQTLLVVTMAIAFVLGIQMVMAIGGADMPVVISLLNAFTGLATASTGFALSNNVLIISGTLVGASGTLLTQMMGKAMNRTITNVVFGAFGTGSGGVAAVGPGGVDGQVRATTAEDVAVMLAYARRVVIVPGYGLAVAQAQHNVRELADQLERRGVDVRYAIHPVAGRMPGHMNVLLAEADVPYPQLFEMDDINPEFPRTDVSLVIGANDVVNPAAQNTPGSPIYGMPILNVNESSAVVVLKRSMNTGFAGIENELFFDPKTSMLFGDAKASVTGLVAAVKAV encoded by the coding sequence TTGAGCCGCGCTGACGCGATCGGCGCGGCGTACCTGGTCTGCGCGATCCTCTTCATCATCGGCCTGCGGCGGCTCTCGTCCCCGGCCACGGCCCGCTCCGGCAACCAGCTCGCGGCCATCGGCATGGCCTTCGCCATCGTGGCCACGCTGTTCGACGAGCGTGTGCTCTCGTACCAGTGGATCGCGCTTGGCGCGGTCATCGGCGGCGTCGGCGGGGCGATCGGCGCCCGCAAGGTGAAGATGACCGCGATGCCGCAGATGGTGGCGCTCTTCAATGGCTTCGGCGGGGGCGCGGCGGCCCTTGTGGCGCTGGCCGACTACCACGATACGGTCGGGCTGCCCGGCCACGTCGAGACCAAGATCATCGTCTCGATCCTGTTCTCGGCGGCCGTCGGCTCCATCAGCTTCTCCGGCTCGATGATCGCGTTCGGCAAGCTCCAGGAGATGATCTCCGGATCGCCGGTGGTCGTCCCCGGCCAGCGCATCGTCACCGGCGCGCTCGTGGCGGCGGTGCTCGTCCTGTGTGTGATCCTGGGGACGGGCCACGAGAGCCAGACGCTGCTCGTCGTGACGATGGCGATCGCGTTCGTGCTCGGCATCCAGATGGTGATGGCGATCGGCGGTGCCGACATGCCGGTCGTGATCTCGCTCCTGAACGCGTTCACCGGCCTCGCCACCGCCTCGACCGGCTTCGCGCTCTCGAACAACGTCCTGATCATCTCGGGGACGCTCGTCGGCGCCTCGGGCACGCTGCTCACGCAGATGATGGGCAAGGCGATGAACCGCACCATCACGAACGTGGTCTTCGGCGCGTTCGGCACCGGCTCCGGCGGCGTCGCCGCGGTCGGCCCGGGCGGGGTCGACGGCCAGGTGCGGGCGACGACCGCCGAGGACGTCGCCGTGATGCTGGCCTACGCGAGGCGGGTCGTGATCGTGCCGGGCTACGGCCTCGCCGTCGCCCAGGCGCAGCACAACGTGCGCGAGCTGGCCGACCAGCTCGAGCGCCGCGGCGTCGACGTCCGCTACGCGATCCACCCGGTCGCCGGACGCATGCCGGGGCACATGAACGTGCTCCTGGCCGAGGCCGACGTGCCGTATCCGCAGCTGTTCGAGATGGACGACATCAACCCGGAGTTCCCGCGCACCGACGTCTCGCTCGTGATCGGCGCGAACGACGTCGTGAACCCGGCCGCGCAGAACACGCCGGGCAGCCCGATCTACGGCATGCCGATCCTGAACGTGAACGAGTCGTCGGCCGTCGTCGTGCTCAAGCGCAGCATGAACACCGGCTTTGCGGGCATCGAGAACGAGCTCTTCTTCGACCCGAAGACCTCGATGCTCTTCGGCGACGCCAAGGCGTCGGTCACCGGCCTGGTCGCCGCCGTCAAGGCGGTGTAG
- a CDS encoding M20 family metallopeptidase yields MMDAVELLQRLVELESPTGDRERMGHIGRFIAAELESLGARIEPRDPHLIARLGPDDGPAVVLMAHMDTVWPAGTLPKMPFRVQDGYAYGPGALDMKAGIVTGLEALRRLGELRRPVHFLVTADEEIGSPSGRPLVEELATGARAALVLEPPVKDGTITTTRSGLARYQLRIRGRAAHAGNGSRAGISAVDELAHQIMAVHRMADPAAGIRTNVGQVGGGTGDNVVAGEAWARIDARAWTAEGQRTLEQAIRGLRPHLDGAVIEVSGGVTRPPMVQTAGAAELVRSAIAIAQDNGVSLAENASPGGSDGNFAAAVGTPVIDGLGPTGSGAHAVDERVSLESLGERISLLSALLVSL; encoded by the coding sequence ATGATGGACGCGGTCGAGCTCCTGCAGCGTCTGGTCGAGCTCGAGAGCCCGACCGGCGACCGCGAGCGGATGGGCCACATCGGCCGTTTCATCGCGGCCGAGCTCGAGTCCCTCGGCGCGCGCATCGAGCCGCGCGACCCGCACCTGATCGCCCGCCTGGGGCCCGACGACGGCCCGGCGGTCGTGCTCATGGCGCACATGGACACCGTCTGGCCGGCGGGCACGCTGCCGAAGATGCCCTTCCGCGTGCAGGACGGCTACGCGTACGGGCCGGGCGCGCTCGACATGAAGGCCGGCATCGTGACCGGCCTCGAGGCGCTGCGGCGGCTGGGCGAGCTGCGCCGGCCCGTGCACTTCCTGGTCACGGCCGACGAGGAGATCGGCAGCCCCAGCGGCCGCCCGCTCGTCGAGGAGCTCGCCACCGGTGCTCGCGCCGCGCTCGTGCTCGAGCCCCCGGTCAAGGACGGGACGATCACGACCACCCGCTCGGGCCTGGCTCGCTACCAGCTCCGCATCCGCGGCCGCGCCGCCCACGCCGGCAACGGGTCCCGCGCCGGCATCTCGGCGGTCGACGAGCTCGCCCACCAGATCATGGCCGTGCACCGCATGGCCGATCCGGCCGCCGGCATCCGCACGAACGTCGGCCAGGTGGGCGGCGGCACGGGCGACAACGTCGTCGCCGGCGAGGCCTGGGCGCGGATCGACGCCCGCGCCTGGACCGCGGAAGGCCAGCGCACGCTGGAGCAGGCGATCCGCGGCCTGCGGCCGCACCTCGACGGCGCGGTCATCGAGGTCAGCGGCGGCGTGACGCGGCCGCCGATGGTGCAGACGGCCGGCGCGGCCGAGCTCGTGCGGTCGGCCATCGCGATCGCGCAGGACAACGGGGTGAGCCTGGCCGAGAACGCCTCGCCGGGCGGCTCGGACGGGAATTTCGCGGCCGCCGTCGGCACGCCGGTGATCGACGGTCTCGGCCCGACCGGATCCGGCGCCCACGCCGTCGACGAACGGGTCTCGCTCGAGTCGCTCGGGGAGCGGATCTCGCTGCTTTCGGCGCTGCTCGTCTCGCTGTAA
- a CDS encoding vWA domain-containing protein, which translates to MPLVVVFMFSILVFAGLVIDFGNAYRVQKALQASADASAAAGAGQLTMVYPPVVANATSAAQKYGSQPGGSNPINGVPAGNVSQNVSVTCAQQAGYNCTNGYPNTVTVDETANVPTYLLKLLGFSTITLKAHAQACSPCGGVPLDVMVVLDRTGSMSANSKLTQAKAGVNAFMKTMDPTLDNVGLAVLPPAPSTGQACTDVTSYFNGTKRYPDGSQQYAGSGGTYSLSNAAYVLVPLSNTYATSTGNLNASSPFMSTLNCVKAGGGTAYAEAIDAAYQELVNHGRAGTQKVMVVLSDGAANDGPTFLASTSPYRTNPCGQGVTSAGVAKAAKVLVYSIAYTANGDECDAAIGAKIGSTTVQWYGSSNWGTPESPAMPAETALQKIASPGTQYFYDLPNPTSLTGIFQQIASDITAGQSRIVQ; encoded by the coding sequence TTGCCGCTCGTCGTGGTCTTCATGTTCTCGATCCTGGTGTTCGCCGGTCTCGTGATCGACTTCGGCAACGCCTACCGCGTCCAGAAGGCGCTCCAGGCGTCGGCCGACGCCTCGGCCGCCGCCGGCGCCGGCCAGCTGACGATGGTGTACCCGCCGGTCGTCGCCAACGCGACCTCCGCTGCGCAGAAGTACGGCTCGCAGCCGGGCGGCTCGAACCCGATCAACGGCGTCCCGGCCGGCAACGTCAGCCAGAACGTCAGCGTCACCTGCGCCCAGCAGGCCGGCTACAACTGCACGAACGGCTACCCGAACACCGTCACGGTCGACGAGACGGCGAACGTACCGACATACCTCCTGAAGCTGCTCGGCTTCAGCACGATCACGCTCAAGGCGCATGCGCAGGCGTGCTCGCCGTGCGGCGGCGTGCCGCTGGACGTCATGGTGGTGCTCGACCGCACCGGGTCGATGTCCGCGAACAGCAAGCTGACGCAGGCCAAGGCGGGCGTCAACGCCTTCATGAAGACCATGGACCCGACCCTCGACAACGTCGGCCTGGCGGTGCTGCCGCCGGCGCCGAGCACAGGTCAGGCCTGCACGGACGTCACGTCGTACTTCAACGGCACGAAGCGATACCCCGACGGGTCCCAGCAGTACGCGGGCAGCGGCGGTACCTACAGCCTGAGCAACGCGGCCTACGTGCTCGTGCCGCTCTCGAACACCTACGCGACCAGCACCGGCAACCTGAACGCGTCGTCGCCGTTCATGTCGACGCTCAACTGCGTGAAGGCGGGCGGCGGTACGGCGTATGCCGAGGCCATCGACGCCGCCTACCAGGAGCTCGTCAACCATGGGCGCGCCGGCACGCAGAAGGTGATGGTGGTGCTGTCGGACGGCGCCGCCAACGACGGCCCGACGTTCCTGGCCTCCACCTCGCCGTACCGCACCAACCCCTGCGGCCAGGGCGTGACCAGCGCGGGCGTCGCCAAGGCCGCCAAGGTGCTCGTCTACTCGATCGCGTACACGGCGAACGGCGACGAGTGCGATGCGGCTATCGGCGCCAAGATCGGCAGCACGACCGTCCAGTGGTACGGCAGCTCCAACTGGGGCACGCCGGAGTCGCCGGCCATGCCCGCCGAGACGGCGCTGCAGAAGATCGCGAGCCCGGGCACGCAGTACTTCTACGACCTGCCGAATCCGACGTCGCTGACCGGCATCTTCCAGCAGATCGCGTCGGACATCACCGCCGGTCAGTCGCGGATCGTCCAGTAG
- a CDS encoding SNF2-related protein, which translates to MSLPSTSTARRAPLELAFVPRGVEEPVLGLYSFSPLTPGGWVDLLDDLGLPPTLRRLNQTVSIGGRRRSVEMRCLASLPGLAYLLTDRDGPTSASVRAWRLAARVVEAAVLGGGTVPDLSRFAAAFPEAGHAVVDELGEDEEPAPLAPEAAVAGFVDSSMHALAAAVREPKILRSGEIQVSGVDLSVLQPLLRAVAPDLGMAAPVVRLRDSLAPLQLRLELPVDAAGGWPLTVTPDDPALWRRAAHVFAPLGRVADGVVLLAEDAVVELRLATSALEFAGARVELPPEVSEERDLDFDDARLELAGGPLQLDGVVRYDLKASLGGHEITVEELRALAAATQPLVRLGGEWRALNPKALARARALAASALHSPGMPAMTALGAALAGSTDVRGVVMGVVESDGDLAGLAAQLRDPALRRPMEPPLGFDGLLRPYQKAGLGWLVRMRELGLGTLLADDMGLGKTVQLIAYLLDHRDEDERAALIVCPTSVLGNWQRELHRFAPGLRTLIHHGPDRTSKAADLEGWDVVLTSYALLPRDRRLLSSLEWRMLALDEAQAVKNPLTRAAQTARAITAGHRVALTGTPVENRLDDLWSIMHILNPGLLGTRTGFRRLFANAIERRGDGRAEDALRRMTGPFLLRRRKTDPAVLPDLPPRQDSTEFCTLTVEQAALYQATIDAMMGRVRGLSGIERRGNVLALITRLKQVCNHPVHALGRHGALADRSGKLDRLTEMLAEVVAEGDSALVFTQYAVMGRLLAEHLGKEVNGGLLYLDGSTPRTARERIVDTFQSPDGEPRVLVMSLRAGGLGLNLTNASHVFHFDRWWNPAVEDQASDRAHRIGQTRVVQVHRLVCAGTIEERIDQLIAGKRDLATRIVDRGVETVLSDLDDDELAALVALGE; encoded by the coding sequence TTGTCCCTGCCCTCGACATCCACCGCGCGGCGGGCGCCGCTGGAGCTGGCCTTCGTCCCGCGAGGGGTCGAGGAGCCGGTGCTCGGGCTTTACTCGTTCTCGCCGCTCACGCCGGGGGGCTGGGTCGACCTGCTGGACGACCTCGGGCTGCCGCCGACGCTGCGGCGGCTGAACCAGACGGTGTCGATCGGCGGGCGGCGGCGGTCGGTGGAGATGCGCTGCCTGGCGTCGCTCCCGGGGCTGGCCTACCTGCTCACCGACCGGGACGGGCCGACGAGCGCGTCGGTGCGGGCGTGGCGGCTGGCGGCGCGGGTGGTGGAGGCGGCCGTGCTCGGCGGCGGCACCGTCCCCGACCTGAGCCGGTTCGCGGCCGCCTTCCCCGAGGCCGGCCACGCGGTCGTCGACGAGCTGGGGGAGGACGAGGAGCCGGCGCCGCTCGCCCCCGAGGCGGCCGTGGCCGGGTTCGTCGACTCGAGCATGCACGCCCTGGCGGCGGCCGTCCGCGAGCCGAAGATCCTGCGCTCCGGCGAGATCCAGGTGTCCGGAGTCGACCTGAGCGTCCTGCAGCCGCTCCTGCGGGCCGTCGCCCCCGACCTGGGGATGGCGGCGCCGGTCGTGCGCCTGCGCGACTCGCTGGCGCCGCTGCAGCTGCGTCTCGAGCTGCCCGTGGACGCCGCGGGCGGGTGGCCGCTGACCGTGACGCCGGACGATCCCGCGCTCTGGCGCCGCGCCGCCCACGTGTTCGCGCCGCTCGGGCGCGTCGCCGACGGCGTCGTGCTGCTCGCTGAGGACGCGGTCGTCGAGCTGCGCCTGGCCACCTCGGCACTCGAGTTCGCGGGCGCCCGGGTCGAGCTGCCGCCCGAGGTCTCGGAGGAGCGCGACCTCGACTTCGACGACGCCCGCCTCGAGCTGGCCGGCGGGCCGCTCCAGCTCGACGGGGTCGTCCGCTACGACCTCAAGGCGTCGCTCGGCGGCCACGAGATCACCGTCGAGGAGCTGCGCGCGCTGGCCGCCGCCACCCAGCCGCTCGTGCGCCTCGGCGGCGAGTGGCGGGCGCTCAACCCCAAGGCGCTCGCGCGCGCCCGCGCGTTGGCGGCCTCGGCGCTGCACAGCCCGGGGATGCCGGCGATGACGGCGCTCGGTGCCGCCCTGGCGGGGTCGACGGACGTGCGCGGCGTCGTCATGGGCGTCGTCGAGTCCGACGGCGATCTGGCCGGCCTGGCGGCGCAGCTGCGCGACCCGGCCCTGCGCCGGCCGATGGAGCCGCCGCTCGGGTTCGACGGCCTCCTGCGGCCGTACCAGAAGGCGGGGCTGGGCTGGCTCGTGCGCATGCGCGAGCTCGGCCTGGGGACGCTGCTCGCCGACGACATGGGCCTCGGCAAGACCGTCCAGCTGATCGCCTACCTGCTCGACCACCGCGACGAGGACGAGCGGGCGGCGCTGATCGTGTGCCCGACGTCCGTGCTCGGCAACTGGCAGCGGGAGCTGCACCGGTTCGCCCCCGGCCTGCGCACGCTGATCCACCACGGCCCCGACCGCACGTCGAAGGCGGCCGACCTCGAGGGCTGGGACGTCGTGCTCACCTCCTATGCGCTCCTGCCTCGCGACCGCCGCCTCCTGTCGTCGCTGGAATGGCGGATGCTCGCGCTCGACGAGGCCCAGGCGGTGAAGAACCCGCTCACCCGGGCGGCACAGACGGCCCGCGCCATCACGGCGGGCCACCGGGTCGCCCTCACCGGCACGCCGGTCGAGAACCGGCTCGACGACCTGTGGTCGATCATGCACATCCTGAACCCCGGCCTGCTGGGCACGCGCACCGGCTTCCGGCGCCTGTTCGCGAACGCCATCGAGCGCCGCGGCGACGGCCGCGCCGAGGACGCCCTGCGGCGGATGACCGGGCCGTTCCTGCTGCGGCGGCGCAAGACCGACCCGGCGGTGCTGCCCGACCTGCCGCCGCGCCAGGACTCGACCGAGTTCTGCACGCTCACGGTCGAGCAGGCGGCGCTCTACCAGGCCACCATCGACGCGATGATGGGACGCGTCCGCGGCCTCTCCGGGATCGAGCGGCGCGGCAACGTGCTGGCACTGATCACGCGCCTCAAGCAGGTGTGCAACCACCCGGTGCACGCGCTCGGCCGCCATGGCGCGCTGGCCGACCGCTCGGGCAAGCTCGACCGGCTCACCGAGATGCTGGCCGAGGTCGTGGCCGAGGGCGACAGCGCCCTCGTCTTCACCCAGTACGCCGTGATGGGGCGGCTGCTCGCCGAGCATCTGGGCAAGGAGGTGAACGGCGGTCTGCTCTACCTGGACGGCTCGACGCCGCGCACGGCCCGGGAGCGCATCGTCGACACCTTCCAGTCTCCGGACGGCGAGCCGCGCGTGCTCGTCATGTCGCTGCGTGCCGGCGGGCTCGGGCTCAACCTGACCAACGCGAGCCACGTGTTCCACTTCGACCGCTGGTGGAACCCGGCCGTCGAGGATCAGGCCTCCGATCGCGCCCACCGCATCGGCCAGACCCGGGTCGTGCAGGTGCATCGGCTCGTCTGCGCCGGCACGATCGAGGAGCGCATCGACCAGCTGATCGCGGGCAAGCGCGACCTCGCGACGCGGATCGTCGACCGTGGCGTCGAGACGGTGCTCTCCGATCTCGACGACGACGAGCTGGCGGCGCTCGTCGCCCTCGGCGAGTAG
- a CDS encoding (2Fe-2S)-binding protein, producing MQLRLTINDQRHELDVEPHRPLADVIRTDAALTGTKVACGEGTCGSCTVLVDGRAVLSCLTLAVACDGADVRTVEGADELLGRLQATFTAEDAFQCGFCTPGQLLSAVALLRANPHPSSAEIRAGMSGNLCRCGAYPAIERAVAKAAGEG from the coding sequence ATGCAACTGCGGCTGACCATCAACGACCAGCGCCATGAGCTGGACGTGGAGCCGCACCGCCCCCTCGCCGACGTCATCCGCACCGATGCCGCGCTCACCGGCACGAAGGTCGCGTGCGGTGAGGGCACGTGCGGCAGCTGCACCGTCCTCGTCGACGGGCGCGCAGTGCTCTCCTGCCTGACGCTCGCGGTGGCATGCGACGGGGCCGACGTGCGCACCGTCGAGGGCGCTGACGAGCTGCTCGGCCGGCTCCAGGCCACGTTCACCGCCGAGGACGCGTTCCAGTGCGGCTTCTGCACCCCCGGCCAGCTGCTCTCGGCCGTCGCGCTGCTGCGCGCGAACCCACACCCGAGCAGCGCCGAGATCCGGGCGGGCATGAGCGGCAACCTGTGCCGCTGCGGCGCCTATCCGGCGATCGAGCGGGCCGTCGCGAAGGCGGCCGGTGAGGGCTAG
- a CDS encoding xanthine dehydrogenase family protein molybdopterin-binding subunit, with amino-acid sequence MARLVKTQVEMEGRYEERWTLVEDDTTPEYGEDEELAVVGRPHVRVSAAARVTGRARFISDIELTGMVHAAVLRSPHANARVGSLDRAAAEALPGVRAVIGPGDLPDRDGRPVLTDAPAYAGAAVAAVAADTPDQAERALEALAPEWEPLAFVVDLDEGLARQDFTQDPAETSRGDVDAALAGAAAILEREYRTPAQMQNPLEPHCAVAMWESGTLTVWSSTQGIFAARDELARAYGLEPDDVRVVCEYMGGGFGGKQGSGPEGYLAAELARRSGRPVRLVYTRRDEHTTVGYRAPTVQTYRIGADARGTLLGIEGSAVIGVGQHGWVFPVLNPSETLYECANVRSMVLPVKLNLGFSNAFRAPGVMEGTFGFEQALDELAEELGIDPLQIRLRNEATLEQSSGHPYTSKHLEACHRRAAELAGWAGRDELRSDGRVRRGMGLASQIWWGGGGPPAHATVRLGKTARPTLVCGFQDIGTGTMTASAVIVAEALGVPVAAVRVQAGDTARSGYGPTSGGSMTLASVAPAVRTAAHEVRTQLLDLAADMFEIAASDLVLAGGHVGSRDGTLRHEITEITSKLGNSSLVGHGSRGPNPDGMRIHTFGCQVAQIAVDTLTGAITVERIWAVHDVGRIINPMGAISQVTGGVLQAIGFALTEERVVDPTTGTVVNAGLEDYKVPTMADTPEIVCEFVDSPDPHLGLGIKGLGEPPIIPTAAAIGNAFAHATGVRLREAPYTPRRVLEALAG; translated from the coding sequence ATGGCACGGCTGGTCAAGACCCAGGTCGAGATGGAGGGGCGCTACGAGGAGCGCTGGACGCTCGTCGAGGACGACACGACGCCCGAGTACGGGGAGGACGAGGAGCTCGCCGTCGTCGGCCGGCCGCACGTGCGCGTCTCGGCGGCCGCGCGCGTCACCGGACGCGCCCGGTTCATCTCCGACATCGAGCTCACCGGAATGGTGCACGCCGCGGTGCTGCGGAGCCCCCACGCGAACGCCCGCGTCGGCTCGCTCGACCGGGCCGCCGCCGAGGCGCTTCCGGGCGTCCGCGCCGTGATCGGCCCCGGCGACCTGCCCGACCGCGACGGCCGGCCGGTGCTGACCGACGCGCCCGCCTATGCCGGCGCCGCCGTCGCCGCGGTCGCCGCCGACACGCCCGACCAGGCCGAGCGGGCGCTCGAGGCGCTCGCGCCGGAGTGGGAGCCGCTCGCGTTCGTCGTCGACCTCGACGAGGGCCTCGCCCGCCAGGACTTCACCCAGGACCCGGCCGAGACGTCGCGCGGTGACGTCGACGCCGCGCTCGCCGGCGCCGCGGCGATCCTCGAGCGGGAGTACCGCACGCCCGCGCAGATGCAGAACCCGCTCGAGCCCCACTGCGCCGTCGCGATGTGGGAGTCCGGCACGCTGACCGTGTGGTCGTCGACGCAGGGCATCTTCGCCGCCCGCGACGAGCTGGCCCGGGCCTACGGCCTCGAGCCGGACGACGTGCGCGTCGTCTGCGAGTACATGGGCGGCGGCTTCGGCGGCAAGCAGGGGTCCGGGCCGGAGGGATACCTGGCCGCCGAGCTGGCACGCCGCAGCGGCCGGCCCGTGCGTCTGGTCTACACCCGCCGCGACGAGCACACGACCGTCGGCTACCGCGCCCCCACCGTGCAGACCTACCGGATCGGCGCCGACGCCCGGGGGACGCTGCTCGGGATCGAGGGGTCGGCGGTGATCGGCGTCGGCCAGCACGGCTGGGTCTTCCCCGTCCTGAACCCGTCCGAGACGCTCTACGAGTGCGCCAACGTGCGCTCGATGGTGCTGCCGGTGAAGCTGAACCTCGGCTTCTCGAACGCCTTCCGCGCCCCGGGCGTGATGGAGGGGACGTTCGGGTTCGAGCAGGCGCTCGACGAGCTCGCCGAGGAGCTCGGTATCGACCCGCTCCAGATCCGCCTGCGCAACGAGGCGACCCTCGAGCAGAGCAGCGGCCACCCGTACACGTCGAAGCACCTCGAGGCGTGTCACCGGCGGGCGGCGGAGCTGGCAGGCTGGGCCGGCCGCGACGAGCTGCGCTCGGACGGCCGCGTGCGCCGCGGCATGGGCCTCGCGAGCCAGATCTGGTGGGGCGGCGGCGGGCCGCCGGCGCATGCCACCGTGCGCCTCGGCAAGACCGCCCGGCCGACGCTCGTCTGCGGCTTCCAGGACATCGGCACCGGCACGATGACCGCGAGCGCGGTGATCGTGGCCGAGGCGCTGGGCGTGCCGGTCGCGGCGGTGCGCGTGCAGGCCGGCGACACCGCCCGGTCGGGCTACGGGCCGACGTCGGGCGGGTCGATGACGCTCGCGTCCGTCGCCCCGGCCGTGCGCACGGCCGCGCACGAGGTGCGCACGCAGCTGCTCGACCTGGCGGCGGACATGTTCGAGATCGCCGCGTCCGACCTCGTGCTGGCCGGCGGGCACGTCGGCTCCCGCGACGGCACGCTGCGCCACGAGATCACCGAGATCACGTCGAAGCTCGGCAACTCCTCGCTCGTCGGCCACGGCTCCCGCGGCCCGAACCCCGACGGCATGCGCATACACACGTTCGGCTGCCAGGTCGCGCAGATCGCGGTCGACACGCTGACCGGCGCGATCACGGTCGAGCGGATCTGGGCGGTGCACGACGTCGGCCGCATCATCAACCCGATGGGGGCGATCAGCCAGGTCACGGGCGGTGTCCTCCAGGCGATCGGCTTCGCGCTCACCGAGGAGCGGGTCGTCGACCCGACCACCGGGACGGTCGTGAACGCCGGGCTCGAGGACTACAAGGTGCCGACGATGGCCGACACGCCGGAGATCGTCTGCGAGTTCGTGGACTCGCCCGACCCCCACCTCGGCCTCGGCATCAAGGGGCTCGGCGAGCCGCCCATCATCCCCACCGCCGCCGCCATCGGAAACGCGTTCGCCCACGCCACCGGCGTGCGCCTGCGCGAGGCGCCGTACACGCCCCGGCGGGTGCTGGAGGCGCTGGCCGGGTGA
- a CDS encoding FAD binding domain-containing protein translates to MTRFAYSAPASIAEAAERLSAPGARAMGGGTDILPQLQRGIRPADEVVDLRGAVPAGVLAAAQGIRIGAATRVADVARDPDVGARFAVLAEAAAAVASPQLREMGTLAGNLCQAVRCWYFRHPDLTCWLRGGDTCYAQIGDHRKHGLEPGDCISVAPSDLAAALLALDAVVTTNRREAFPLADLYRKASADDRSTIALGQGELITAVTVPRPPEASAYVRAGERAAWSFALCGVAAARFDGQVRMAAIGVSNLPRLLDPADPLAGLPGLEMTRWKRRLLSTLAQDALTAVS, encoded by the coding sequence GTGACGCGCTTCGCCTACTCCGCGCCGGCCTCGATCGCCGAGGCCGCCGAGCGCCTGTCCGCCCCCGGCGCGCGGGCGATGGGCGGCGGCACGGACATCCTCCCCCAGCTCCAGCGCGGCATCCGCCCCGCCGACGAGGTGGTCGACCTGCGCGGCGCCGTCCCCGCCGGCGTCCTCGCGGCCGCCCAGGGCATCCGCATCGGCGCCGCGACGCGGGTCGCCGACGTCGCCCGCGATCCCGACGTCGGCGCGCGCTTCGCCGTGCTCGCCGAGGCGGCCGCGGCGGTGGCGTCGCCGCAGCTGCGCGAGATGGGCACCCTCGCCGGCAACCTGTGCCAGGCGGTGCGGTGCTGGTACTTCCGGCATCCCGACCTGACCTGCTGGCTGCGCGGCGGCGACACCTGCTACGCCCAGATCGGCGACCACCGCAAGCACGGCCTCGAGCCGGGCGACTGCATCTCGGTGGCGCCGTCCGACCTGGCCGCGGCGCTGCTCGCCCTGGACGCCGTCGTCACCACGAACCGGCGCGAGGCGTTCCCGCTGGCCGACCTCTACCGCAAGGCGAGCGCCGACGACCGCTCGACGATCGCGCTCGGGCAGGGCGAGCTGATCACCGCCGTGACCGTGCCGCGGCCGCCCGAGGCGAGCGCGTACGTGCGCGCGGGCGAGCGGGCGGCGTGGAGCTTCGCGCTGTGCGGCGTCGCCGCCGCCCGCTTCGACGGCCAGGTGCGGATGGCGGCGATCGGCGTCTCGAACCTGCCCCGGCTGCTCGACCCGGCCGACCCGCTGGCCGGCCTGCCCGGCCTGGAGATGACGCGCTGGAAGCGGCGGCTGCTTTCGACTCTCGCACAGGACGCGCTCACGGCGGTATCGTGA